In the Orenia marismortui DSM 5156 genome, one interval contains:
- a CDS encoding XapX domain-containing protein, with the protein MNQVLLATVSGIIVGALFSYFNFPIPAPPNLAGVMGVAGVYLGSLIIKYLI; encoded by the coding sequence ATGAATCAAGTATTATTAGCAACAGTATCTGGTATAATTGTTGGAGCTTTATTTTCTTATTTTAATTTTCCCATTCCAGCCCCTCCGAACTTAGCAGGAGTAATGGGGGTCGCAGGAGTTTATTTAGGATCTCTAATTATCAAGTATTTAATTTAA